The Phocoena sinus isolate mPhoSin1 chromosome 8, mPhoSin1.pri, whole genome shotgun sequence nucleotide sequence GAGGGGACACCACTCCATCCCAAACACCTCCTGCATGTACTCCCCTCTTTCCATGCTCCCAGGAGTCTGATTTGAGAGTttgctttgtgtttctttctggagtTAAAGCGCCCACTCATCTGAGGTCCAGTAACAAGAGTAGCCATGAGCGCTTCACCCATGGTACTGCATTCAAGCTTCGAaacctggtggtggtggtgttacCGAAAGCTCGGCCTCTCTGTACACCAGTGCCGAATCAAATcccggagacagagttttgggtgaagtagaaaaggatagctttattgctttgccaggcaaaggggaacaCACCGGGCTTCTGTCTCGAAAAACTATGTGCCCCGACCCCAGAGGATCTGATGGAGGGTTTTAAAACAGTGGTTCAAAGGTGgggtctctgggcttccctggtggcacagtggttaagaatccgcctgccaatgcagggggcatgggttcgagccctggcccgggcagatcccacatgccgcggagcaactaagcccgtgtgccacaactactgaagcctgtgcgccatgctccgcagtaagagaagccactgcaatgaaaagcccgcgcaccacaacgaagacccaacgcagccaaaaataaaaaataaataaatttaacaacaaaaaaaggtggGGTCTCTGACAAGATAAGGGCGTGAGCAGGCTAATCTCAGGTGGTCATCTCAATCtggatgagcttctctggtccctttaatctcacctcaggtggtttcctggctgctcctcccttgatgaGCAGCTGTTCAAATccgccctttggaactcaggaaaggtcatggaggctggagtcttgcctaaaAGAAATGGTAGACAAAAGGAGGCCTCTGTGCCCAGGCCCCACTCGGTTTCAGCAgtatcagtcagggtcctggATGGTTTGCCCAGACACAGATTACTGTCTTTAGCAGAAAAAGCCTCTCTTGGAAGGATACTGGGAACTCATGGCATCTCGACGGAGGTCGGACATCCAGGCTTAGAAAACAGAGTTCTCCGAAGGCTGGGCAGCCAAACCCACAGCCAGGACTGTACTCAAGGAACAACTTAGTCcccttgccaggcactgtgccctcTGTCCCTCACTCAAGATTCAAGGTTTCAGGAGGGAATCCCCCGCCCCCACTTGGGACCTGGGGCAAGGAAAGGGGCTGGCATCTTCGGATTCTGGACTAAGAGGCTGGAGGGCTGCACATACTAGCGAACTACCTCGAAAGATCTGGTACTATGGTGCCAACAGAAAGAGGCAGGGGTGAATGCTGGACAGaccaacaaaggaaaaagaaacatccaCTGCAGTAGATTCTATTATAAACATCCCCATTCTAGAGATGACAAACTGAGGCTCGAGTAGTTAAGGGAATCTTTTGCAGCTAGTAAGACATGTGACTTCAGAACCCATGACGCCATTGTGCTTCTCTGGAGTTCTTTTTGCTCCCCCCACCTTTCCAGAAAACGTGAATTTAGTGAATCCTCGGGAAGGAGACAGGGAAATGACTTGgcaatgtctggcacatactgAACACAATAAAAGTTGTGTGGATGGATGAAAGAAGGGAATTGGGAAGCAAAGGAGAAGTCATTTGGAGATATGTGATGAGGGTTTACGATCGCATGGGGTGGGCTTATCTCTAAGCAGACCTGAGTTGATCCAACCTCCCCAATCCTTATTCTCAAATCACTTAGTTCCTGCTTTACCAACAACCGAGGACTTTTTAGACGCTCCCTTGGCCAAGCGCCCTGGCCGAGAATTGCACTGTCACTTGCGACCAGCTCCCTGGGCCCGAGGACGAAGGGCGCAGGCCCGGGAGAGGCTGTGGCGGCGAAGACTGACCTggaggggcaggggcgggggcggcgTGGAGGAGGCGGAGGACGGCGGTCAGCTCTGCTCCAGCTCGATTGCCATGTCCCGCCAGGCGAAGGACGACTTCCTGCGGCACTACACTGTCTCCGACCCCCGGACCCACCCAAAGGGCTACACAGAGTACAAAGTGACGGCTCAGGTGAGGTGGGGCCCAGCGGGGACTTTGCCCTTTTAACAAGGGGGGGGCCGTGTTTTACGTTAAGGCAAGACGCTGCTGCAAGCTCCCATGTTAGACGACAGATATGGATTTCCCCTTTAAGGGGAGGTGCCGGTAGGGCCTTAGTTTACTTCTTTAGCCATCAAGGGGCGGGGCCATAGGAGGGCGGTGCCTTTTTAAAAGGGCGTGACAGCCGTTCCCAGACTGAGGTGTGGGTGACCACGCGCAACGCGTGACATCTATCCGTCAGGCTGTGAATTTCTTTTAAGTTAACATGAAAGCTCTGGCTCAACTCAAATACTGGTTAGTTCTCCAATCTCTTGGAGTAAGTTTTATCTATTGGTttgtttgatatttatataaaagCCCTTTAAGGAGttgaattacttttaatttttaaaaaaataatgcttgtGTATGACTAAAAATTCATACAGGTCAAAAGAAATTAAGGAGTAAGCCTCTTCACACAGCAGGAAGTCAATAGATAAAGACTGAAGTTGATGTATGAAGCAGTAACAACGTTAAAAGCATATATAAAGACGGAGGAAAtcatgaaaagaattaaaaacaaacagtgtAACAATATCTGTAGAATGATATACAAGAACTGCCTAGGGAAGATTTTTCACTGTAAAATTTTTGTACTTTTACAATTTTGAAGTAGGCAAATATTAAACTGGTGCATTAATGACTTAAAGTGGAGCAAAAAATGTAGAGACTTCCAAAGtgatttagaaatttatttatttttatttttggctgcgttgggtctttgttgctgtgcacgggctttctccagttgtggtgagcgggggttactcttcgttgcagtgcgcgggtttctcttgttgcagcttgttgttgtggtggcttctcttgttgcagagcatgggctttaggcgcgcgggcttcagtagttgtggcaggtgggctcagtagttgtggctggtgggctctagagagcaggctcagtagttgcggtgcaggggcttagttgctccgtggcatgtgggatctatccgggccagggatcgaacccgtggcccctgcattggcaggcagattcttaaccactgtgccaccagggaagtcctcctcaatgttttttaaatatagtttcttttatccaaaatattttagGCAAGTCTGTTGTGAAAAGCAAAGTTCAGTGTTTCATTGCTAGCAGTCCCTCCACAGGTCatgtcccctctctgagcctctactTCCTCATCTTTTGAATGGGCATGTGAATCATGTCTGCCTCCCTGGGGTCTAGGATAATGAACAGATGTTTTGAAAACTGTCAAAGTTACTTCAgactgtaggattttttttttaattattatgaaCGTAACATAATGAAAATGGAGTCTTTTTTTCCACCTAAGACACCAGTCTGCTCTTTCTGGGTCACAACCCCAGTGAGGGTTTCTTCTGTGTCCGGGAGTGTTCACACACAGAGGCTTTCTCCTTTAAGGGAGAAGTGGCTCCTGGGACAGAACCTCATTCTTTAGAGAACCTGGGGTTCTTTGTTTTCCGAAGGAGATGCAGGGACCCTTTGAAGGACCTGAGATAAAAGTTGGGCTGAGAATGGAGTCCTCTAGATGGGCCTTTAGGGATGGAgcctcccattttttttttttttttttttgtggtatgcgggcctctcactgttgtggcctctcccgttgcggagcacaggctctggacgcgcaggctcagcggccatggctcacgggcccagccgctccgcggcatgtgggatcttcccggaccgggacacgaacccgtgtcccctgcatcggcaggcagactctcaaccactgcgccatcagggaagccccggagcCTCCCattttgagacaggctgggacctgggaccctttactggAGTGCTGCACTTGCACCtagacaaacagaaaaaacaaagaagctaTAAGGggctaaaaataactgcatgcctGCAAAGCCTAggcaattatgaacaataagatacaaaaagaccacaaaccagttgccacttctgaggtgcctggagcagaagcagggtactgcgcatgatccttgcacacagcaccaccaagggggtgggcagaccacctaagccgcCCCTCCAGCCCAACCCACAGATCTGCCCCTGCCCTCACCCAATTTAAGGAAACAGTCAACCCTCCTCGGAGACAGCGGATAAGGGCACATGTTACTTGTTTTCCATCCCAAACTAGTAAAGCCTTAGGTCCCAATGAAGCCGTGCCTGAATTTCTCAGCTGGCCTcatcaatttctgttgattagAGTCCAAGGACCGGTAAcaatttgacagatgaagaaactaaggtgcATGGTAGAAAAACTGCTAAAAGTTACACTCAAAGCCTTAAAGCCAGGACACCTTGATACCGCTGGCCAAAGCGCTCTGCCCCTTTGAAGGTGGCTAGGAGGTGGCCCCGATTTTACAGGGTGATGGGGTGTCTGCGATGTCAATCTCTGGTCTCACTGGTTCTTAACTTTCTTCCTCAGTTCATCTCAAAGAGGGACCCGGAGGATGTCAAAGAGGTGAGCCTCCTGGGAGGAAGGGACCATTTCGTAATTCCAGATCTGGAAACAGTAAAGGGACGGGGGTAACTCTGCCAGGAGACCAGCCCCCCTTCCTCGCtggccctgggaggagggggtgcTGTGCCCTAATGCACACACAGTGTGGGGCCAGGCTTGGGGTGGGGAAGGCCACTTCCTACCGTTGTTCAGCCCTGTCGAGTCACGTGTCCCTCTTAGGTGGTGGTCTGGAAGCGGTACAGTGACTTTCGAAAGCTGCATGGAGACCTGGCCTATACCCACCGCAACCTCTTCCGCCGCCTGGAGGAGTTCCCTGCCTTCCCCCGCGCCCAGGTGTTTGGTGAGTCTTGATCCCAGCTTTCAGGCCAGAGGTGGAGAGGGCATTGAGCAAAGGGGACCCCTGCTGGTGAGGACTGGATAGAGGGACCCTGAAACTCCTGGCAAAGACGTGTTTCAGACAGCTGGAAGGGCCCTTAGAGATGGcctcatttgacagatggggaaattgcTCTGCCCTTATTGTGTGTTGAGCCCTTTAACATTCCTGTTCTCATTAGCCCCATtttcaagatgaggaaactgaggctcagggagatgaaGGGGCTTGACCTGTAAGTGGCAGAACCTGAACTCCAAGCCACAAGCCAGTGTTTCCTCTAGACCTGTGCTTGTCCAGAAATAGCAGCCACGGACCACCTGTGGTTGAGGAGCCCCAGAGACGTGGCTAatctgaactgagatgtgctatCTGATCGAATACACACTGAGAAAAGAATGTAAACTATCTCAGTAATTTACACATTGATTACATGTTCAAATgagaatattttggatatactgggttaaatagagtgtataattaaaattaacctgtttctttttacttttgtaaaatgtggcttctcgggaattccctggtggtccagtggttaggacttggcacttacactgctgtggtccctggtttgagccctgctcggggaactaagatcccacaagctggtgcagcacggccaaaaaaaagaaaaaaggtggcTTCTAGAAAATCATAAATTATATGTGAGGCTCATATCCTTGTTACGTGTATCTCTAGACTCAGAGGAGATGTTCTTTTGTAGCAAGATGAAAGCTCATTCCTGGTAGATTATGCCAGGTAATGCGAAGTACAGCAGGCTACCCACCCTGACAGCATGATAACTAGCCCAGAGTTAAATAACTCTGCATGATACCTAGACCAGAACAGTGAAACTAAAAATGGGgctacttgctgtgtgaccttgggtgagtcagcTCCCCTAAGTCTTACTTTCCTCCCTAATACATCAAAACCACCTGTAATTATTTGTTTCCTGTTGGTTGCCTGCTTCCCCCGTCTAGGATGTGATACGcatgagggcagagaccttgCTTTTCTCTCATTCACCTTCTgaacctagcacatagtaggtgttcaacaaaCATCTGGTAAATGGATGAATAGGGAGGTTGGTCCCTCCTTGCAAGACCCTCACCCCAGGCAGAGCCAAGGAAGATTCCtaggagaatggggaggggggcagtgggCTCCTCAGAACCAGGGAAAGTGGCCTGGGGGCCAGAAGCCCTTGTGGGTCACtgttctctccctgcccctcgtCCTGGCGGGTGCAGGCCGGTTTGAAGCCTCGGTGATCGAGGAGCGGCGAAAGGGGGCCGAGGACTTGCTTCGCTTTACTGTGCATATCCCCGCACTCAGCAACAGCCCCCAACTCAAGGAGTTCTTCCGGGTATGTGTACCTGCTCTTCCCCCGTCCTCTGCACCTGGGAAGCTTACCTGCCCACCAGGCTGCACCCTGTGACTCCCTGTGGCTGGTCTTTCTCTCCTGAAGGGTGGGGAGGTGACACGGCCCTCCGAGATGTCCAGAGACGTGCATATCCTGCCACCCCCTCTGATCCCCACACCGCCCCCTGATGAACCCCGGGTGCAGCCTCATGAGCCCTGGTTGCCCCAGCCGCTCCCTGCAGAGAGGAGGGGCCTCGAGGAGTTGGAGGTGCCAGGTACATGGGGTGGGAGAAGGAGCCAGGGCTGGAGGGCCCAGAGCATGTGTATATGGGGGGTGGGGACCACTCCCTCCTCAGTGAAAAGCCTGGGGTGTTTCCCAGCTCCTCTACCACCATCCTGCTGAGGAACTCTGCACaggtcattttccttctctgggctttagcttcttaatctgtaaaatgggcacaaacCCTAAGAACGGGCTTATGTATGCCTGTGGTTGCTGAAAGGATACAGTGAGAGGGTAATTACATTTTGAAAGCTGGGAAATAATAAAAGCAGGCATGTCCCCAATGATCTATTCCTCAGTGGACCCCCTGCCATCCAGCCCTGCCCAGGAGGCCCTGGATCTCCTCTTTAACTGTGGGAGCACCGAGGAGGCGTCCAGTTCCCCCGGCCGAGGCCCCCTCACCGAGGCTGAGCTTGCCCTCTTTGACCCCTTCTCCAAGGAAGGTAACAAGTTGGGACAAGTGAGGGGTGGGGCGAGGGCGGTAGCTGGGCAGGAGGTCCTTaggggcagggaggcagaggcaggcaCAGCCAGTGGCTGGCCTCGCCTTGCCCGTGTAAATCTGAGAAAGGCGGCCCCTGTGGGCAAAAGGCAGCCTTGGTGAGAATTAGAAGCAGTGACCTTCCCCCGTGCTGGCGAGCTGGACGGTCCTGTACAGTGAGCAACCACGGAGGAAGTAAGCCACTTCCCACCATGGCATCTTCTCCCTGAGAAAGCTGTGGAACCAGCAGGATGTCACCGTGCCCCAGGAGGATTTCAGTTCCTTTGCTGGAAGCCCGAGGTGGGGTTTCCTGGCTAGCTTGGGGTCTGGCTGTAGATCTTCTGCCAAGAGGCCTTGTTGGTCAAGGGAGGGGAGGTCTGGGTTCAGAGGACAGCAGAGGAGGCCCCTGGAGCAGCCACTGACATGTGAGGGCACCAGAGATGGAAGGCCCCCCATGGAGGCCCTGGTCCTGAGCTCCTTGTCAGATCAGGGACTTGACCATCCCAGGCTCTGAGACACGGGGTCTTTCCGTTTTAAAATTCTCCAAGTTTATGCTGTTACTGCAACTGGGGTATTGAAGTGGCTGATGGCACGTCCGGGTCATCATGCAGCAGTTTCATTCTGGATCCCGCAGCAGTCTTTTTAAGCCCATTTTGTTGGCTTCCCTTGGTGACCTCTTGGGTAGGCCCTTAGCTTTCTGAGGTCCGATCCAAATCAGGACCTCAGTCTCCCATCCACTTTTCTCCCATCCACGTCCCCGCCAGCTCAGGCCTGACTGCCCTTGGCCATGGTGACAAGGGTGTGAGGACTGTCCTTTTACTCTTCTTGTTCTTCTTatccccctgccctgctcccagggctggggaagggaaagaagggacTGGAGGGGAAAGGCAAGAGTGGTGTCACCATGGCTGATGAACCGGCCACAGGTAGGCGGGCATCCAGATACTCTGCCTTGCCCCAGCCAAACCCCCTGGGGTACCCAGTGCCCAGATGCTTGGGCAGGAGCCTGTCAAGACTCCTCAAAGGCAGCTCCCATAAGACATTCCCTTGGCCCACGGACAAACTCCTAAACCCTTGCCCACACCAGGCCTGGAAGCGCACTTCACTCAGATGCTGCCTTCTACCCTTGCCCCACTTTGTGGGCACCTCCAGCCAGCCTTTCACCATCAGAATTCTCCAGGCGAGGAGCCGGCGCTCGTCTCTCTCTCTTCAGCACATACACCGGGCTCTTGAACTCAAGTACTAGGGCATCCCAAGAACTCTTCCGTCTTCTGCTCCATTAGGAACACAGGGAGGGCTGTAGTCCAACTGGGAAGTGAGATGTCACCTCCCCTTCCTGTAAGAGGCCCCTGGTCTCCACATGGGGTCCCTTGGATAGGGTTGGAGAGAGgcccacccttccctctccaggCCGGTGGTGTGCAGCGGTGGTTCCCAGTCCTGCACCTTCCCTTCAAAGGCCCTTTCATCAAAGATTCATCAAATCTCTAGCCTTCTTTTGTGTAAGCTATGGAGGGCATCTTCAACCATCTCTTTGCCAGTCCTAGAGGATATAAGAGCCCTTCTTTCTGGAATGTGCGAATACCTACCACCCACTGTCTTCACATTTGGGGGCCTCAACTGAAATAGTAAAACCTTAAAAAAGCCTTGAGATTTTCTGGATCCATTATCCTAAGATTACAAGGCTTGGAGCATTTCTACCCTTGACCTGGCATAGTTGGTCTAGCATCCTTCAGTTAAACTTTATGGAGGAAATTCTTGGGTTTATGGGTCAAGCGTAGTCAGGACGGAAGTAGAACCAGTGACCCAGAGCTTGCAAGCTAATGTCAATGTGTACCTAAAGAAAGAATTCGGCTACACTGTACATCTGAGACTTagataatactgtaaatcaattatacctcgaaagaaagagagaaaggaggaaagggaaacaatGAATTAGGGAAGTAAGGGTGTTTTTACCAAAGTACACGAACTCCACCAATCAAATAGATCATGGCTAGTGTGCTATGTACAGGTGGCTTTTGGATTGCTCAGGCACTGAAGAACCCAGGACAGGTTGGTGGGCAAGAGAGGTCTG carries:
- the SNX15 gene encoding sorting nexin-15 isoform X3, encoding MSRQAKDDFLRHYTVSDPRTHPKGYTEYKVTAQFISKRDPEDVKEVVVWKRYSDFRKLHGDLAYTHRNLFRRLEEFPAFPRAQVFGRFEASVIEERRKGAEDLLRFTVHIPALSNSPQLKEFFRGGEVTRPSEMSRDVHILPPPLIPTPPPDEPRVQPHEPWLPQPLPAERRGLEELEVPEGVGPSPTHMGELAALEAESERLDQEPWEPGGQAEEEDEEGGPAPAYLSEATELITQALRDEKAGAYPAALQGYRDGVHVLLQGVSGDPSPARREGVKKKAAEYLKRAEEILHLHLSQLPP
- the SNX15 gene encoding sorting nexin-15 isoform X4, whose product is MSRQAKDDFLRHYTVSDPRTHPKGYTEYKVTAQFISKRDPEDVKEVVVWKRYSDFRKLHGDLAYTHRNLFRRLEEFPAFPRAQVFGRFEASVIEERRKGAEDLLRFTVHIPALSNSPQLKEFFRGGEVTRPSEMSRDVHILPPPLIPTPPPDEPRVQPHEPWLPQPLPAERRGLEELEVPGMSPMIYSSVDPLPSSPAQEALDLLFNCGSTEEASSSPGRGPLTEAELALFDPFSKEGDPSPARREGVKKKAAEYLKRAEEILHLHLSQLPP
- the SNX15 gene encoding sorting nexin-15 isoform X1, whose amino-acid sequence is MSRQAKDDFLRHYTVSDPRTHPKGYTEYKVTAQFISKRDPEDVKEVVVWKRYSDFRKLHGDLAYTHRNLFRRLEEFPAFPRAQVFGRFEASVIEERRKGAEDLLRFTVHIPALSNSPQLKEFFRGGEVTRPSEMSRDVHILPPPLIPTPPPDEPRVQPHEPWLPQPLPAERRGLEELEVPGMSPMIYSSVDPLPSSPAQEALDLLFNCGSTEEASSSPGRGPLTEAELALFDPFSKEEGVGPSPTHMGELAALEAESERLDQEPWEPGGQAEEEDEEGGPAPAYLSEATELITQALRDEKAGAYPAALQGYRDGVHVLLQGVSGDPSPARREGVKKKAAEYLKRAEEILHLHLSQLPP
- the SNX15 gene encoding sorting nexin-15 isoform X5, with protein sequence MSRQAKDDFLRHYTVSDPRTHPKGYTEYKVTAQFISKRDPEDVKEVVVWKRYSDFRKLHGDLAYTHRNLFRRLEEFPAFPRAQVFGRFEASVIEERRKGAEDLLRFTVHIPALSNSPQLKEFFRGGEVTRPSEMSRDVHILPPPLIPTPPPDEPRVQPHEPWLPQPLPAERRGLEELEVPVDPLPSSPAQEALDLLFNCGSTEEASSSPGRGPLTEAELALFDPFSKEGDPSPARREGVKKKAAEYLKRAEEILHLHLSQLPP
- the SNX15 gene encoding sorting nexin-15 isoform X2 translates to MSRQAKDDFLRHYTVSDPRTHPKGYTEYKVTAQFISKRDPEDVKEVVVWKRYSDFRKLHGDLAYTHRNLFRRLEEFPAFPRAQVFGRFEASVIEERRKGAEDLLRFTVHIPALSNSPQLKEFFRGGEVTRPSEMSRDVHILPPPLIPTPPPDEPRVQPHEPWLPQPLPAERRGLEELEVPVDPLPSSPAQEALDLLFNCGSTEEASSSPGRGPLTEAELALFDPFSKEEGVGPSPTHMGELAALEAESERLDQEPWEPGGQAEEEDEEGGPAPAYLSEATELITQALRDEKAGAYPAALQGYRDGVHVLLQGVSGDPSPARREGVKKKAAEYLKRAEEILHLHLSQLPP